A single window of Lasioglossum baleicum unplaced genomic scaffold, iyLasBale1 scaffold1785, whole genome shotgun sequence DNA harbors:
- the LOC143220977 gene encoding uncharacterized protein LOC143220977 yields MALCQQWAVGEVNGRVDSRRQRYGASHRGRFYKDYTASGETVLERFYHKYQPLITREHHTCVGLGFELLYRLRCLNKRFPGIASGLYLVSCEETIDNVANYVGGPPAADSGEKEHVLVCLKIKIGGRQGVMLLDPGYHVARVITVMEDKLYPHTGWFIQSDEPNCKKEYNYFLCANDPDYIEWHERKTRSGTLERTQIALIYVARPYLTAIDVTERRNLVYNFRSLLARDTKGHVTAGIYFPVVLDMNNAQTFSIFYQTNNGKKRVKMAFNKFCSSPNINPDAEEKEICAECARQLGLSQDTLKDLLFALATVMSDSAFVAQLLAINARINTLAEDN; encoded by the exons ATGGCTTTGTGCCAACAGTGGGCCGTTGGGGAAGTGAATGGCCGAGTTGACTCGAGACGGCAGAGATATGGTGCCAGCCACAGGGGCAG gTTTTATAAGGACTATACTGCAAGTGGTGAAACTGTACTGGAGAGATTTTATCACAAATATCAACCACTTATAACACGTGAACATCATACATGCGTGGGTTTGGGATTTGAATTACTATACCGCTTAAGGTGTTTGAATAAACGATTTCCTGGTATAGCAAGTGGCCTCTATTTAGTGTCTTGTGAGGAG ACAATTGATAATGTTGCTAATTATGTTGGTGGACCACCTGCTGCAGACAGCGGGGAAAAGGAACATGTATTAGTGTGTCTAAAAATCAAAATTGGTGGGCGACAAGGAGTTATGCTTCTTGATCCTGGATATCATGTAGCTCGTGTGATTACTGTGATGGAGGATAAATTATACCCACACACAGGCTGGTTTATACAGTCTGATGAGCCAAATTGTAAAAAAGAATACAATTACTTTTTATGCGCTAACGATCCTGATTACATTGAATGGCACGAGAGGAAAACTCGATCTGGTACCTTGGAAAGAACACAAATCGCTCTTATATACGTGGCAAGGCCTTATTTAACTGCCATCGATGTTACGGAACGCAGAAATTTAGTTTATAACTTCAGGAGTCTCCTTGCAAGAGACACTAAGGGTCATGTTACAGCTGGTATATATTTCCCTGTTGTGCTAGATATGAacaatgcacaaactttttcaattttttatcaaaCTAATAATGGCAAAAAACGAGTTAAAATGGCATTCAATAAATTTTGCAGTTCACCGAAT ATAAATCCTGAtgccgaagaaaaagaaatttgcgCCGAATGTGCCCGGCAGTTAGGTCTCTCGCAAGATACACTAAAAGACCTACTATTTGCTCTTGCTACTGTTATGAGTGACTCAGCCTTTGTGGCTCAACTTCTGGCTATTAATGCAAGAATCAACACCTTAGCAGAGGACAATTAA